The Fictibacillus arsenicus genome contains a region encoding:
- the ftsA gene encoding cell division protein FtsA encodes MNSNEIYVSLDIGTSNIKVIIGEMTSESFNVIGVGHAKSAGIRKGSIVDIDETVRSIRKAVEQAERMLGIPINAVIVGVKGNHIQLQPCHGVVAVSREDREIGDEDIARVIEAAQVMSVPPEREIIDVIPRQFIVDGTDEIIDPRGMLGVRLEMEGTVITGSKTILHNLLRCVERAGLTVADICLEPLATSSIALSRDEMELGVALIDIGGGSTTLSVFDQGTMQLTTVLPIGGDFITKDISIGLRTSAEDAEKIKLKHGHSFVDYASKDETFTVSQIGSSQEQEISQYELSLIIEARMAEIFEMIDDELHQRGYSELPGGFVITGGVAAIPGVLELAQDIFQQNVRVSLPDYIGVREPKFTAGVGLIQFTHKNIKVQGKEVASALAEDAGEPLPKKKQSSQKPAQEKQPGGMKSKVKDWFGLFFE; translated from the coding sequence ATGAACAGCAATGAAATTTATGTAAGTTTAGACATCGGTACATCCAATATTAAAGTGATCATTGGAGAAATGACCAGTGAATCCTTTAATGTTATTGGTGTTGGCCATGCGAAATCAGCTGGAATCCGAAAAGGTTCCATTGTAGATATTGATGAAACTGTTCGTTCCATAAGAAAAGCCGTTGAACAGGCAGAAAGAATGTTAGGTATCCCTATCAATGCCGTTATTGTAGGTGTGAAAGGAAACCATATTCAGCTTCAGCCTTGTCACGGAGTTGTAGCAGTATCTAGAGAAGATCGAGAAATTGGTGATGAGGATATTGCTAGAGTAATAGAGGCAGCTCAAGTTATGTCAGTGCCTCCTGAAAGAGAAATCATCGATGTTATCCCACGGCAGTTCATTGTTGATGGAACTGATGAAATCATTGATCCAAGAGGAATGCTTGGAGTACGATTGGAAATGGAAGGAACGGTTATTACCGGTTCTAAAACCATCTTACATAACTTACTTCGATGTGTGGAACGAGCAGGTCTTACAGTAGCTGATATTTGTCTAGAACCATTAGCTACATCATCAATTGCTCTTTCACGCGATGAAATGGAGCTTGGAGTGGCACTGATTGATATCGGCGGTGGTTCAACTACGCTTTCCGTTTTCGATCAAGGGACGATGCAACTGACTACAGTTCTTCCGATTGGCGGAGACTTTATTACAAAGGATATATCAATCGGATTAAGAACATCTGCAGAAGATGCAGAAAAAATCAAACTTAAACACGGTCATTCTTTTGTCGATTATGCATCTAAAGATGAAACATTTACCGTGTCTCAGATCGGCTCTTCTCAAGAGCAGGAAATTTCACAATATGAGCTATCATTAATCATCGAGGCGCGTATGGCTGAAATTTTTGAAATGATTGATGATGAATTGCATCAGCGAGGATATTCTGAACTCCCTGGCGGTTTTGTCATCACTGGGGGAGTAGCAGCCATTCCAGGAGTATTGGAATTAGCCCAGGATATATTCCAGCAAAATGTAAGGGTTTCATTGCCTGATTATATCGGTGTAAGAGAACCGAAGTTTACAGCAGGAGTGGGGCTGATTCAATTTACTCACAAAAATATTAAAGTACAGGGAAAAGAAGTTGCTTCTGCATTAGCTGAAGATGCAGGGGAGCCTTTGCCGAAGAAAAAACAGTCCAGCCAGAAGCCGGCACAAGAGAAACAACCCGGCGGAATGAAATCAAAAGTGAAAGACTGGTTTGGTTTATTTTTCGAATAA
- the ftsZ gene encoding cell division protein FtsZ, producing the protein MLEFDMNMDQLATIKVIGVGGGGSNAVNRMIEHGVQGVEFICVNTDAQALNLSKAPVKMQIGTKLTRGLGAGANPDIGKKAAEESREQIEEALSGADMVFVTAGMGGGTGTGAAPVVAEIAKDLGALTVGVVTRPFTFEGRKRSTQAVGGISVLKEKVDTLIVIPNDRLLEIVDKNTPMLEAFREADNVLRQGVQGISDLIAVPGLINLDFADVKTIMTERGSALMGIGVGTGENRAAEAAKKAISSPLLETSIDGAKGVLMNITGGANLSLYEVNEAADIVSSASDPEVNMIFGSVINEELKDEILVTVIATGFDENEKLVNNQQRAERPRMQQSPASSNQSHSNQSQPQSQGQSQSQSREESQSESRSNNSYSNADSDTLDIPTFLRNRSRNRRK; encoded by the coding sequence ATGTTAGAGTTTGATATGAATATGGATCAATTGGCAACGATTAAAGTTATTGGTGTTGGCGGCGGCGGAAGCAATGCTGTTAACCGAATGATTGAACACGGAGTACAAGGTGTAGAATTTATTTGTGTTAATACAGACGCACAAGCCTTGAATCTTTCAAAGGCGCCTGTAAAAATGCAGATCGGCACTAAGTTAACAAGAGGACTTGGAGCAGGTGCAAATCCTGATATCGGTAAAAAAGCTGCTGAAGAGAGCCGTGAACAGATCGAAGAGGCTCTTTCTGGAGCTGATATGGTTTTCGTAACGGCTGGAATGGGCGGAGGAACTGGTACAGGTGCAGCCCCAGTAGTTGCTGAAATCGCTAAAGATTTAGGTGCGCTTACTGTGGGTGTAGTAACGAGACCTTTTACATTTGAAGGCCGCAAACGTTCTACGCAGGCAGTTGGCGGAATTTCTGTATTAAAAGAAAAAGTAGATACACTTATCGTAATTCCAAACGACCGCTTATTAGAAATCGTTGATAAAAATACACCAATGCTTGAAGCATTCCGTGAAGCAGATAACGTACTTCGTCAAGGTGTACAAGGTATCTCTGACCTAATCGCTGTACCAGGTTTGATTAACTTGGACTTTGCAGACGTTAAGACAATTATGACTGAGCGCGGATCTGCACTAATGGGTATCGGTGTTGGTACTGGTGAAAACCGTGCAGCAGAAGCAGCGAAAAAGGCTATTTCATCACCGCTTCTTGAAACGTCAATCGACGGAGCTAAAGGTGTATTGATGAATATTACTGGTGGCGCTAACTTAAGTCTCTACGAAGTAAATGAAGCTGCTGATATTGTTTCATCAGCATCTGACCCAGAAGTTAACATGATTTTTGGTTCTGTAATAAACGAAGAATTAAAAGATGAAATCCTTGTAACTGTAATCGCAACTGGATTTGATGAGAACGAAAAGCTAGTGAATAATCAGCAAAGAGCTGAGCGTCCAAGAATGCAGCAATCTCCTGCATCTTCTAATCAATCTCACTCAAATCAAAGTCAGCCGCAATCACAAGGTCAGTCTCAATCACAGTCACGCGAAGAAAGCCAATCTGAATCAAGAAGCAACAATTCTTATTCCAATGCTGATTCAGATACGTTGGATATTCCAACATTCCTTCGTAACCGCAGCCGTAACAGAAGAAAATAA